One window of the Vigna radiata var. radiata cultivar VC1973A chromosome 1, Vradiata_ver6, whole genome shotgun sequence genome contains the following:
- the LOC106759275 gene encoding probable calcium-binding protein CML27, with amino-acid sequence MATENPPVPSESDPKPNSDPDSFPYFEDMKELEKVFNRFDTNGDGKISADELDSVLRTLGSGVSPEDLRRVMEDLDTDRDGFISLTEFAAFCRSDSADGGAVEFRDAFDLYDRDKNGLISAEELHLALNRLGLKCSVDECRDMIKSVDADGDGFVNFEEFKTMMTTSKNRGATNGSVH; translated from the coding sequence ATGGCAACTGAGAACCCACCCGTGCCTTCAGAATCCGACCCGAAACCTAATTCGGATCCCGACTCATTTCCTTACTTCGAAGACATGAAAGAACTGGAGAAAGTCTTCAACCGCTTCGACACCAACGGCGATGGCAAGATCTCCGCTGACGAGCTCGACAGCGTGCTCCGGACGCTCGGATCCGGCGTCTCGCCGGAAGACCTCCGCCGCGTCATGGAGGACCTAGACACTGACCGCGACGGCTTCATCAGCCTAACCGAGTTCGCCGCCTTCTGCCGCTCCGACTCCGCGGACGGTGGAGCCGTAGAGTTCCGCGACGCCTTCGACCTCTATGACCGCGACAAAAACGGACTTATCTCAGCTGAGGAGCTCCATCTCGCGCTCAACCGCCTCGGCCTCAAGTGCTCCGTCGATGAATGTCGCGACATGATCAAGTCCGTTGATGCTGACGGCGACGGATTCGTCAACTTTGAGGAGTTCAAGACGATGATGACGACCTCCAAGAACCGCGGCGCCACCAATGGCTCCGTCCATTAG
- the LOC106769983 gene encoding ras-related protein RABA6b, producing the protein MAVADDAFDEQCDYLFKAVLIGDSGVGKTNLISRFAKDEFRLDSKPTIGVEFAYRNIKVIDKLIKTQIWDTAGQERFRAITSSYYRGALGAMLVYDITKRATFVNVRKWLHELREFGGDDMVVVLVGNKSDLAQSREVEKEEGKEYAETERLCFMETSALQNQNVEEAFLEMITKIHDIISHKSLETKINGTSLNLPSGKEIHIADEVTATKQPNYCCS; encoded by the exons ATGGCTGTGGCTGATGATGCCTTTGATGAGCAGTGTGATTACCTTTTCAAAGCTGTTCTGATAGGAGACTCAGGCGTTGGGAAGACAAATCTGATATCAAGGTTTGCAAAAGATGAATTCAGGTTAGATTCGAAGCCAACCATAGGTGTTGAATTTGCTTACAGAAACATCAAAGTCATCGACAAACTCATCAAAACACAAATATGGGACACTGCCGGCCAAGAGAG GTTTAGGGCTATCACAAGCTCATATTACAGAGGAGCCTTGGGGGCAATGCTGGTGTATGACATAACCAAGCGAGCAACTTTTGTGAATGTAAGAAAATGGCTTCATGAGTTGAGAGAGTTTGGAGGAGATGACATGGTGGTTGTTTTGGTGGGAAACAAATCTGATTTGGCGCAATCAAGGGaagttgagaaagaagaaggaaaagagtATGCAGAGACAGAAAGGTTGTGTTTCATGGAAACCTCTGCTCTGCAGAATCAGAATGTTGAGGAAGCATTCTTGGAAATGATCACCAAGATTCATGACATCATAAGTCACAAAAGTTTGGAAACCAAAATCAATGGCACATCATTAAATCTTCCCAGTGGCAAGGAAATCCATATAGCTGATGAAGTCACTGCTACTAAACAACCTAATTATTGCTGTTCATGA
- the LOC106769971 gene encoding probable serine/threonine-protein kinase SIS8 isoform X2, with product MPSFVDLQLQGTSISGSGTWEAVLVNRAADSNLLKLVQKAQELTGKSSSDFEVIDSNLVRKLAIFVADYMGGQVGDPESMKRAWRSLSYSLKATLGSMFLPLGSLTIGLSRHRALLFKVLADSLGIPCRLVKGLQYTNSDDVAINFVKIDDGREYIVDLMADPGTLIPSDATGSQVECDESSYVASPSSRDLDSSHVASSSSGVGSSYEETLDLGMLDKANRSKHFTHTGKESDVSMPSTVKEESMQPLNEFKSPHNVEKIAEQEAHGRPNHPHVHARSPSWTEGISSPAVRRMKVKDVSLYMIDAAKENPHLAQRLHDVLLESGVVAPPNLFSEICDDDSSSSTEANFPTEEKDEHKPGSGHKEAELDGNLFQARILPPLAQNRVQNKTSSSGQVEHSKPVEGLGINLPLYTREPAVQHVQPQVKYGQNVPVAAAAAAAAAVVASSMVAAVAKSSIDSNIDLPVAAAATATAAAVVATTAAVSKQYEQGSRSDGDTDSAGYDLKGSGDGEHIALGANSEGERRSDRSVVSNDSNKSDSALDDHDVAEVDIPWEEISLGERIGLGSYGEVYRGEWRGTEVAVKRFLDQDISGESLEEFKTEVKIMKRLRHPNVVLFMGAVTRPPNLSIVTEFLPRGSLYRLLHRPNSQLDERRRLKMAIDAARGMNYLHNCTPVIVHRDLKSPNLLVDKNWVVKVCDFGLSRMKHSTFLSSRSTAGTAEWMAPEVLRNEPSNEKCDVYSFGVILWELSTLQQPWGGMNPMQVVGAVGFQHRRLDIPDNVDPTIADIIRKCWQTDPKLRPSFVEILAALKPLQKTVIGSQVPRPSASGKHEKGQSSRVTEDPAR from the exons ATGCCTTCCTTTGTAGATTTGCAACTTCAAGGAACATCAATCTCAGGTAGTGGTACGTGGGAAGCTGTCTTGGTCAATAGGGCTGCTGATTCAAACTTGTTGAAACTTGTGCAAAAGGCCCAGGAGTTGACGGGCAAATCAAGTTCAGATTTTGAAGTTATAGACAGCAATTTGGTTCGCAAGCTTGCAATATTTGTGGCTGACTATATGGGTGGACAAGTTGGAGATCCTGAAAGTATGAAAAGAGCATGGAGGAGTCTTAGTTACAGTCTCAAAGCAACCCTTGGTAGCATGTTTTTGCCACTTGGTTCTCTAACTATTGGATTGTCTCGGCATCGTGCATTGTTATTTAAG GTTCTAGCTGATAGTTTGGGCATCCCATGTCGATTGGTGAAGGGGCTGCAATATACAAATTCCGATGATGTGGCAATAAACTTTGTCAAGATTGATGACGGAAG GGAGTACATTGTTGATCTAATGGCGGATCCTGGAACTCTTATTCCATCTGATGCAACTGGATCACAGGTAGAGTGCGATGAATCGTCGTATGTGGCCAGTCCTTCATCTAGAGACCTTGATTCCTCACATGTAGCATCATCCAGCAGTGGTGTTGGAAGTTCATACGAAGAAACTTTGGATTTGGGGATGTTGGACAAAGCAAACAGATCAAAACATTTTACTCATACAGGTAAAGAATCTGATGTAAGCATGCCCTCCACAGTAAAGGAAGAATCAATGCAACCcttgaatgaatttaaaagCCCTCACAATGTTGAGAAGATCGCTGAGCAGGAAGCTCATGGCAGACCTAATCATCCACATGTACATGCAAGATCTCCATCTTGGACTGAAGGGATCAGTTCTCCCGCAGTACGTAGGATGAAAGTCAAAGATGTTTCTCTATACATGATTGATGCTGCAAAGGAGAATCCTCACTTAGCGCAGAGACTTCATGATGTTTTACTTGAAAGTGGTGTGGTTGCTCCTCCAAATCTATTTTCTGAAATTTGTGATGATGACTCAAGTTCCTCAACTGAGGCCAACTTTCCaacagaagaaaaagatgaacaTAAGCCGGGAAGTGGACATAAAGAAGCCGAACTTGATGGTAATCTTTTTCAAGCTCGAATTTTGCCTCCTTTGGCTCAAAATAGAGTCCAGAACAAAACAAGTTCTAGTGGTCAGGTGGAGCATTCTAAACCTGTAGAAGGTTTAGGAATCAACCTTCCTCTTTATACAAGGGAACCAGCTGTACAGCATGTACAACCTCAGGTAAAATATGGTCAAAATGTACCTGTTGCTGCTGCTGCAGCTGCCGCCGCCGCTGTTGTTGCATCTTCTATGGTAGCTGCGGTGGCAAAATCTAGCATTGACTCAAACATAGATCTCCCAGTAGCAGCAGCTGCTACTGCTACTGCTGCAGCTGTAGTAGCAACCACTGCTGCTGTCAGTAAACAGTATGAGCAAGGCAGTCGAAGCGATGGAGATACAGACAGTGCTGGTTATGACCTGAAGGGTAGCGGTGATGGAGAACATATAGCATTAGGAGCAAATTCAGAAGGCGAGCGAAGATCTGATAGATCAGTAGTAAGTAATGATAGCAACAAATCTGATTCCGCAttagatgatcatgatgttgcTGAGGTTGACATTCCATGGGAGGAAATCTCACTCGGGGAGCGTATTGGACTTG GATCGTATGGGGAGGTGTATCGTGGTGAATGGCGTGGAACA GAAGTTGCTGTAAAGAGGTTTCTAGATCAAGATATATCTGGTGAATCACTTGAAGAGTTCAAAACTGAA gtcaaaataatgaaaagattgAGGCATCCAAATGTTGTTCTCTTCATGGGAGCAGTGACTCGACCTCCAAATCTTTCAATTGTTACTGAATTTCTTCCCAG AGGAAGTTTGTATAGATTACTTCATAGACCAAACAGTCAGCTAGATGAGCGAAGGCGTTTGAAGATGGCTATTGATGCT GCTCGAGGAATGAACTATTTGCACAACTGCACTCCAGTGATAGTGCATCGGGATTTGAAGTCCCCAAATCTTCTTGTTGACAAAAACTGGGTTGTGAAG GTATGTGATTTTGGCTTATCACGAATGAAACATAGTACGTTCCTTTCTTCCAGATCAACTGCTGGAACA GCTGAGTGGATGGCTCCTGAGGTGTTGAGAAATGAACCTTCAAATGAGAA GTGTGATGTATATAGCTTTGGGGTCATATTATGGGAGCTCTCTACTCTGCAGCAACCCTGGGGTGGAATGAATCCAATGCAAGTTGTTGGTGCTGTAGGTTTCCAGCATCGCCGTCTTGACATTCCTGATAATGTGGACCCTACCATAGCAGATATTATCAGGAAATGCTGGCAAAC AGATCCAAAGTTGAGACCTTCATTTGTTGAAATATTGGCGGCTCTGAAGCCATTACAGAAGACAGTGATTGGTTCTCAAGTGCCTAGACCAAGTGCATCAGGGAAGCATGAGAAGGGTCAGTCATCGCGTGTTACAGAAGACCCAGCAAGATAG
- the LOC106769971 gene encoding probable serine/threonine-protein kinase SIS8 isoform X1 gives MKNLLKKLHIMSNRSENKQGSSSSKGSKSNLGSSSSSKKILRSKSTQSSEQKPLSGLSSWLHSVANRQSPSPPPSLSQASGERMEPSDAVSSGGLDVVSDSARLDSASSASRDPEVEEEYQIQLALELSAKEDPEAVQIEAVKQISLGSCDPGYSPAEVVAYRYWNYNALGYDDKILDGFYDLYGNLTESNPTRMPSFVDLQLQGTSISGSGTWEAVLVNRAADSNLLKLVQKAQELTGKSSSDFEVIDSNLVRKLAIFVADYMGGQVGDPESMKRAWRSLSYSLKATLGSMFLPLGSLTIGLSRHRALLFKVLADSLGIPCRLVKGLQYTNSDDVAINFVKIDDGREYIVDLMADPGTLIPSDATGSQVECDESSYVASPSSRDLDSSHVASSSSGVGSSYEETLDLGMLDKANRSKHFTHTGKESDVSMPSTVKEESMQPLNEFKSPHNVEKIAEQEAHGRPNHPHVHARSPSWTEGISSPAVRRMKVKDVSLYMIDAAKENPHLAQRLHDVLLESGVVAPPNLFSEICDDDSSSSTEANFPTEEKDEHKPGSGHKEAELDGNLFQARILPPLAQNRVQNKTSSSGQVEHSKPVEGLGINLPLYTREPAVQHVQPQVKYGQNVPVAAAAAAAAAVVASSMVAAVAKSSIDSNIDLPVAAAATATAAAVVATTAAVSKQYEQGSRSDGDTDSAGYDLKGSGDGEHIALGANSEGERRSDRSVVSNDSNKSDSALDDHDVAEVDIPWEEISLGERIGLGSYGEVYRGEWRGTEVAVKRFLDQDISGESLEEFKTEVKIMKRLRHPNVVLFMGAVTRPPNLSIVTEFLPRGSLYRLLHRPNSQLDERRRLKMAIDAARGMNYLHNCTPVIVHRDLKSPNLLVDKNWVVKVCDFGLSRMKHSTFLSSRSTAGTAEWMAPEVLRNEPSNEKCDVYSFGVILWELSTLQQPWGGMNPMQVVGAVGFQHRRLDIPDNVDPTIADIIRKCWQTDPKLRPSFVEILAALKPLQKTVIGSQVPRPSASGKHEKGQSSRVTEDPAR, from the exons ATGAAGAACCTTCTTAAGAAGCTTCATATCATGTCTAACCGATCAGAGAACAAACAAGGGTCTTCTTCATCCAAGGGGAGCAAGTCCAATCTTggttcatcttcatcttccaaGAAGATTTTGCGCTCAAAGTCCACTCAAAGTTCTGAGCAAAAGCCCTTATCTGGGCTCTCCAGTTGGCTGCATTCAGTTGCCAATAGGCAGAGTCCTAGTCCTCCTCCATCTTTGAGCCAGGCAAGTGGCGAGAGAATGGAGCCATCTGATGCAGTGAGCAGTGGTGGTTTGGATGTTGTGTCAGATTCAGCTAGGCTTGATTCAGCGTCTAGTGCTTCCAGGGATCCTGAAGTGGAGGAAGAGTATCAGATACAACTCGCTTTAGAGCTGAGTGCAAAGGAGGATCCTGAGGCTGTGCAGATTGAAGCTGTTAAGCAGATCAGTTTGGGATCTTGTGACCCTGGTTATTCACCAGCTGAAGTTGTGGCCTACCGGTATTGG AATTACAATGCTCTTGGTTACGATGACAAGATCTTGGATGGTTTCTACGATCTGTATGGGAACTTAACTGAGTCAAACCCTACAAGAATGCCTTCCTTTGTAGATTTGCAACTTCAAGGAACATCAATCTCAGGTAGTGGTACGTGGGAAGCTGTCTTGGTCAATAGGGCTGCTGATTCAAACTTGTTGAAACTTGTGCAAAAGGCCCAGGAGTTGACGGGCAAATCAAGTTCAGATTTTGAAGTTATAGACAGCAATTTGGTTCGCAAGCTTGCAATATTTGTGGCTGACTATATGGGTGGACAAGTTGGAGATCCTGAAAGTATGAAAAGAGCATGGAGGAGTCTTAGTTACAGTCTCAAAGCAACCCTTGGTAGCATGTTTTTGCCACTTGGTTCTCTAACTATTGGATTGTCTCGGCATCGTGCATTGTTATTTAAG GTTCTAGCTGATAGTTTGGGCATCCCATGTCGATTGGTGAAGGGGCTGCAATATACAAATTCCGATGATGTGGCAATAAACTTTGTCAAGATTGATGACGGAAG GGAGTACATTGTTGATCTAATGGCGGATCCTGGAACTCTTATTCCATCTGATGCAACTGGATCACAGGTAGAGTGCGATGAATCGTCGTATGTGGCCAGTCCTTCATCTAGAGACCTTGATTCCTCACATGTAGCATCATCCAGCAGTGGTGTTGGAAGTTCATACGAAGAAACTTTGGATTTGGGGATGTTGGACAAAGCAAACAGATCAAAACATTTTACTCATACAGGTAAAGAATCTGATGTAAGCATGCCCTCCACAGTAAAGGAAGAATCAATGCAACCcttgaatgaatttaaaagCCCTCACAATGTTGAGAAGATCGCTGAGCAGGAAGCTCATGGCAGACCTAATCATCCACATGTACATGCAAGATCTCCATCTTGGACTGAAGGGATCAGTTCTCCCGCAGTACGTAGGATGAAAGTCAAAGATGTTTCTCTATACATGATTGATGCTGCAAAGGAGAATCCTCACTTAGCGCAGAGACTTCATGATGTTTTACTTGAAAGTGGTGTGGTTGCTCCTCCAAATCTATTTTCTGAAATTTGTGATGATGACTCAAGTTCCTCAACTGAGGCCAACTTTCCaacagaagaaaaagatgaacaTAAGCCGGGAAGTGGACATAAAGAAGCCGAACTTGATGGTAATCTTTTTCAAGCTCGAATTTTGCCTCCTTTGGCTCAAAATAGAGTCCAGAACAAAACAAGTTCTAGTGGTCAGGTGGAGCATTCTAAACCTGTAGAAGGTTTAGGAATCAACCTTCCTCTTTATACAAGGGAACCAGCTGTACAGCATGTACAACCTCAGGTAAAATATGGTCAAAATGTACCTGTTGCTGCTGCTGCAGCTGCCGCCGCCGCTGTTGTTGCATCTTCTATGGTAGCTGCGGTGGCAAAATCTAGCATTGACTCAAACATAGATCTCCCAGTAGCAGCAGCTGCTACTGCTACTGCTGCAGCTGTAGTAGCAACCACTGCTGCTGTCAGTAAACAGTATGAGCAAGGCAGTCGAAGCGATGGAGATACAGACAGTGCTGGTTATGACCTGAAGGGTAGCGGTGATGGAGAACATATAGCATTAGGAGCAAATTCAGAAGGCGAGCGAAGATCTGATAGATCAGTAGTAAGTAATGATAGCAACAAATCTGATTCCGCAttagatgatcatgatgttgcTGAGGTTGACATTCCATGGGAGGAAATCTCACTCGGGGAGCGTATTGGACTTG GATCGTATGGGGAGGTGTATCGTGGTGAATGGCGTGGAACA GAAGTTGCTGTAAAGAGGTTTCTAGATCAAGATATATCTGGTGAATCACTTGAAGAGTTCAAAACTGAA gtcaaaataatgaaaagattgAGGCATCCAAATGTTGTTCTCTTCATGGGAGCAGTGACTCGACCTCCAAATCTTTCAATTGTTACTGAATTTCTTCCCAG AGGAAGTTTGTATAGATTACTTCATAGACCAAACAGTCAGCTAGATGAGCGAAGGCGTTTGAAGATGGCTATTGATGCT GCTCGAGGAATGAACTATTTGCACAACTGCACTCCAGTGATAGTGCATCGGGATTTGAAGTCCCCAAATCTTCTTGTTGACAAAAACTGGGTTGTGAAG GTATGTGATTTTGGCTTATCACGAATGAAACATAGTACGTTCCTTTCTTCCAGATCAACTGCTGGAACA GCTGAGTGGATGGCTCCTGAGGTGTTGAGAAATGAACCTTCAAATGAGAA GTGTGATGTATATAGCTTTGGGGTCATATTATGGGAGCTCTCTACTCTGCAGCAACCCTGGGGTGGAATGAATCCAATGCAAGTTGTTGGTGCTGTAGGTTTCCAGCATCGCCGTCTTGACATTCCTGATAATGTGGACCCTACCATAGCAGATATTATCAGGAAATGCTGGCAAAC AGATCCAAAGTTGAGACCTTCATTTGTTGAAATATTGGCGGCTCTGAAGCCATTACAGAAGACAGTGATTGGTTCTCAAGTGCCTAGACCAAGTGCATCAGGGAAGCATGAGAAGGGTCAGTCATCGCGTGTTACAGAAGACCCAGCAAGATAG